The genomic stretch tgaagagatctttcaaaccataccagaatgagcacaattcagtcaaggacaccagagaaaaaggcgaaaaactatgtaacattgacctgaaaatctccttgaaaatcttgttcctacccacctacctttcctttcatctagtcctaagatcctaaaatctttcctaaaaacttttgCCACCGAAATAAAGCCTACCAAATGCCCAAGagcaagagaaaaaaggaaTGAGGCAAGataagcgaaaaaagaggggaggagagatatctggaaattttgctttctgcccGAACATCGCAAGCTAATATTTTCCATCTGGAtcaggggcctgtttctcgaaagtcccgatgattaacgggcccgtaaagctgttgttgtttacgtGCAAGATaaaggtttcaatagttttccatctaacatgataaaactatcagttaatgaaacaaaatggagcagttcgccaggacccgcgctcttattctttatatttcgatttaaaaatttgatttcgggccctgGGTTACCCGGACTTTCGAGAAAAGGGCGAAGTGTATCACCTGTAAACGGCTGTATGGGGGAAATGGGTTAAATTGAGCAATGAATGCAATGCAATAAATTGATTAGTATGATATTGctaagtttgaaacaaaattcCTTTGGCTTTTTATTCCGTACTTTTTCTTGTGGCTATTTATCActaaagataaaaatatttatctacAGGTATACAACATATTGGACGTGATCTATAGTAGCTAAAGGTAAGTTACAAAAGTAATAACTTATAATTATTATGgttatttaatattattattaattaattaaaaaactgTCTGTTCACTTATATTTAAGTACAGAAATATAAGTTTTGTTACTGATCAAACAAATCAGAACTAATCAGCCTTTTCTTAGTCCCTTCATTGTTTCACTCAATGGTTCTAACTATTTTTCTGAATGAAATAGTTCACTTTGACAAGTATATCTTTGTTTGTAAAGGATAATTGCCCTGGATTAGATTCGTTATTCAAACAGTTGTAGGCGGTCGTTTTCAAACTCACTAACGACGATGCGGCCACTTTTCAGTACAGAAACAGAGCAAGGACTCCACATTTGACCCAATTCTTGTCCATGTTTTCCAAACTGAGTAACAAACTCACCATCTAAAGTGAAAATCTGCACTGCGTTGTTATGGAAAGAGCAAACAAGAAGATTACCTGTTTTGTCCACTGCTAGTCCCGTTGGCCTATTCAACTCGCCAACCTTAGTTCCATATCGTCCAAACTCATACAGAAATCTTCCATTGCTAGTGTAAACTTTAATGAGATTGGCGTCACGATCAGACACAAAGATTTTGTCTTTATGAACCACACAGTTATTTGGCATGACAACAAAACCTTTCCCAATTGTCTTAAGAATTTTTCCTTGGGGAGAAATAAACCTAACGCAGGCATTCCCTGAGTCGCACACAATTAGGTTTCCTTGAGAATCTAGCGCTACTCCTCGGGGATCTTTGAGTGAGTGACCATCGCAAATAGTTTTAACGTATTCGCCATTGGATGTAAATAATAGTATTTTGCCATCATTTCTATTTATTACAGTTATTCTACCAGTGTTATCAACAGCCAAACCTGTTGGGCAGCTAAGAACATTATGTCCAAATGACCTGACAAACTCCCCATATTCATTGAAAACCACAATGCGATTGTTGTCCATATCACTCACAAAGATTTCGTCGGAGTCATTCACAGCAATTCCCCATggatatttcagtttttttccttctataGATCGTTCTCCGATACATCTCAGTGGCGTGAAGGAACGTTCTTTGGTTTTAAAGGCTGGAAATTCCCTGCGGTCTGTTTCGTTTACTCTAACACTCAATAAATACTCTCCTGTTTCTCTGGGAATGTAGGAAATTATGTAGCTGCCATTTTTCTGATCATTTATTTCGACCTCCTCAACAGTGTGCCCGCTTTGTACCGAAATGATGTCAACTGTGATTAAGTCCGCCGGGCAGTGGTACTGTTCCCCTTTAGAATTTCGTGTGATGACTTCGAACTGTGACTCCAACCCCACTGTACCTGCATTGGATCCTTCTAATGAGCATTGCTTCAATTCTATTTCAGTTTCGACTTCATCAAGGTGCCCAATTCTTGATTCTTTGAGGATTTTAGAAATTTCTTCATTCTTGAAAAATACCGTGGAAGGGATTCTAATATCAGGTGTTGACGGCATGTCTTGTGGCTTTAGGAGTCCTTGACACAGTTCATACATGTTGGTTTTGCTCCTTACAAGCTCTGCAGCCGGGGTGCGTTGAACAAAAGTCTCAATCTGTGACGTGGAATGCTTCCTTTCGATTAAATGAGCCGATAATTCATCTTTACTTTTCTCTATCTGTTCTAACACCTTCATCTTCTGACTTTCCACTTCGAGAATCgattctttctctttttcccgAAGGGTGAGAATGAGCGAGTTCACTGCTTGTTGTATCCGTTCTTTATTAACTTTCGAGCGATGTTCCAGTAAACGGGCCTTTTCCTCCAGCTGTTTC from Porites lutea chromosome 1, jaPorLute2.1, whole genome shotgun sequence encodes the following:
- the LOC140936668 gene encoding E3 ubiquitin-protein ligase TRIM71-like, with the protein product MDVPTLMYNLTEEVTCSVCMQLYTKPKQLPCLHIFCLQCLNNLARTSAHNGKIKCPLCQRHVAVPQTGTLETLPDCFNMKNLLDILTIKECNTSKVTCGNCEMKSEEASYCFHCGKFWCSDCVNAHNILRENRDHRVLALVDFEDKDFQDVLKRPVFCQKELHGKEVLKFYCKECDVPVCQTGVIIEHNKHDVEHLEVAAREVKNSITSKLDAARESSNTINHSMKQLEEKARLLEHRSKVNKERIQQAVNSLILTLREKEKESILEVESQKMKVLEQIEKSKDELSAHLIERKHSTSQIETFVQRTPAAELVRSKTNMYELCQGLLKPQDMPSTPDIRIPSTVFFKNEEISKILKESRIGHLDEVETEIELKQCSLEGSNAGTVGLESQFEVITRNSKGEQYHCPADLITVDIISVQSGHTVEEVEINDQKNGSYIISYIPRETGEYLLSVRVNETDRREFPAFKTKERSFTPLRCIGERSIEGKKLKYPWGIAVNDSDEIFVSDMDNNRIVVFNEYGEFVRSFGHNVLSCPTGLAVDNTGRITVINRNDGKILLFTSNGEYVKTICDGHSLKDPRGVALDSQGNLIVCDSGNACVRFISPQGKILKTIGKGFVVMPNNCVVHKDKIFVSDRDANLIKVYTSNGRFLYEFGRYGTKVGELNRPTGLAVDKTGNLLVCSFHNNAVQIFTLDGEFVTQFGKHGQELGQMWSPCSVSVLKSGRIVVSEFENDRLQLFE